The genomic window ttttttttttgaagttctttCAAATACACCATATTTTCAGGCAGTTGTTAAAATGATGAACACTACTCTGTAGGTATATCGAAAGAATTGTAGTCGTCTCTTTGGGTGGTGGTGACTCATCCTTTAGCAGCAGAGAGGTTGTTGAATGGATGTGCAAGATACAGGAGTGGAACCCCAAGTACTTCACACTTTCACACGTCCCTGAGAAGTACCGCATCTCTGTTTCCAAATTCATTAGACAAGTGATCATAGCACGGATGGCTGAATCTCCTGAACTAGCCAGTGCTTACCACCGTAAGCTAAAAGCTGCATATGAAACGGAGGACAGGCTGGGAAACCCTGAAGTTTTGAAACGGAGCAAAGAGCATCTTGTTAGACTTCTTGATGAAGTTGAGACCAAGCTAAAAGAAACAGCATATTTAGCAGGGGAGGAATTCTCAATGGCAGATGTAATGCTGATCCCAGTGCTGGCTCGCTTAGTCCTCTTGAAGCTGGAAGATGAGTACATAAGTAGCAGGCCAAATATTGCTGCGTACTGGGTTTTGATGCAGCAAAGGCCTAGTTATAAAAAGGTGATTGGAAAGTATTTCAATGGCTGGAGAAGATACAAAACACTAGTGAAAACCTGGTGCTTTGTTCGTTTCAGAAGTTTGTTGAGGAGGTATTAGTAAGAAAAACAGATGGGAAGTGACATAATGGAAGCAGTAAATATCAAGGTAATGTCTGTGAAATAGGAAGAGATTTTTGTATTAGCGAAGATGTGGCTTGTTTTCTTTCATAGAAATGGGAATTTGTTTTGATCCGAATGTTAATGAGGTTGAGAGAAACtgtattataatatatatatatatatatatatatatatatatatatatatatatatatatttttatttttattttttattttttatttattctcatGTGGATGTGCAAGAAAAGAACACTCATCAAGGTCTAAAAGCGTGTGGGGGCAGGCACTTCGGCTAGGAAACAGGAAGGATCATGCCATG from Populus trichocarpa isolate Nisqually-1 chromosome 5, P.trichocarpa_v4.1, whole genome shotgun sequence includes these protein-coding regions:
- the LOC7468479 gene encoding glutathione S-transferase TCHQD, giving the protein MQLYHHPYSLDSQKVRLALEEKGIDYTSNHVNPITGKNMDASFFGINQSAKLPVFQNGSHIIFDTIEIIQYIERIVVVSLGGGDSSFSSREVVEWMCKIQEWNPKYFTLSHVPEKYRISVSKFIRQVIIARMAESPELASAYHRKLKAAYETEDRLGNPEVLKRSKEHLVRLLDEVETKLKETAYLAGEEFSMADVMLIPVLARLVLLKLEDEYISSRPNIAAYWVLMQQRPSYKKVIGKYFNGWRRYKTLVKTWCFVRFRSLLRRY